The Synechococcus sp. M16.1 genome includes the window GGCGGAATATCGAAACGTTGTGTAGAGAAGTCATCACAGTTTTGGTCCAACATTTCAAATAGTGTTGTCCCTGTAAGTTCCGTTGAAGCTGCGGAATTCGTCAAGTTGTTAAATAACTCATACAGGGATCTTCGATTTGCTTTTTCAAATTCATTTAGTTTACTTGCTGATAACTACAATCTAGTTGCACGAGAGGTAATAGAGGCCGCCAATGATGGCTATCCTAGGGATCCAATCGCGTTGCCTAGTCCTGGTGTTGGAGGATATTGTTTGTCAAAAGATCCATACTTATATGCATCAACGTGCCCAAAAGAACATACTCATTCTGAATTAGCATCACTAGGGAGAACCATAAATAAGCTTTCGGGACTTTATCCTCTATCTCTTGCTAATGAATATGCGGAAAGGAATAATCGCAGCTTAGAAACTTACTCCATTCTTATTATTGGTATTGCATTTAAGGGTGAGCCGCAAACAATGGATTTACGTGGATCTTCATCCATTGATCTTGCTTATGGACTAAAAAAAAGGGGAGCTAAAGTTTATATATATGACCATCTTGTGCCATCAAATAAGTTAGATCATTTACCGTTTGAACAAACTAGTTTTGATGACTCATGCAATAAATGCGAAATAGTAATGATCATGAATAACAATCCCAATAACATTTCTGATGAGCTTTTGCATCTCCTGAATAAGAAACCAACTCTACTTTTTGATGGATGGTCACAGTACGATAGTATACAAGTTTCCAAATATAAAAATATTTGTTATTCTACAATGGGCTTTATGCACGGTCGAGAACAGTTGCCGACCAATTAATATATCTCGACCATGCAAACAGATCAGCTTTTCACTACCAAAACGCACTTATTTAATTTTTACCGATTAGTCTCATCGGGAAGTACTTAACAGTGTTAAGATAATCGAGTAGACGAGAACAGCGCCATGGTTTACAAGTCAATTATTCCATTAAAAATTTATTAATTGATTAATTTTTGAGATAAATATTGTAATTATTGTCTCTGCTATTATGGCACTACATAGTAAAAGCATGATCAAATATATAGGCCATTCTATTTATGAGTTAAAAAATCGAGTGGATTGGTACAATGATAGAATCCATTATTACACATCAATGAAGTTCAGAATTGGTACATGACCAATTTCAATAGATGCTTTGAAAAGCTAGACGTATTGGCATTACCAGTCACTTTGTGCTGTAAAATTGTTGAAAGATCCTTGATGTACCATTGCACGTCGGCTTCGATAGGCAAGCATTTCTTCGTCAAAAGCACGGAGGTATAAGTAGATATTTTTCTGATCTTTATTTTGAAATAAAAAAACGTCAAGACAATAAGATTTCAGCTCTTCTCTTATTTCAAAAACATCAAAACTCTTATCTTTCAGAAGAGGGAATAGGAGTAAATCTTAATTCAATTAATGCCCGTTTTTATATTAAGGCTTTAGAGTCGTTAAATCCCAGGATTAGGATTTCTTCAAAAGTCGATGTACATCATGCGACTTACTATATGGGAAGACCTTACCGTAAGAATTCTAAGGCAATCCTTGTATCTACATTGCACGACATGAATCCTGAAAAGTATCCTAGATATTTTCGAAAAAACCCACATCTTAACAAAAGAGAATGGTTGAGTGAAAGTGATTTAATCGTTTCTGTAAGCAAGGCTTCTGCAGAAGATTTGTTAGAAACTATGCCACAACTATCTACACGCCTTAAGGTAATACATCTTCACTCCAGATTTAACTCCCATAGCGATAAGAAAAAACCAGGAGTTTTTTATTTAGACGGCAGAGAATATTTGCTATACATTGGATCAAGAACAGGTTGCAAAAATGCTTCTATATTACTAGAAGCATTTGCAAAGTGCAGTCCGAAGCGCAATAATTTGAAGCTTATCTTTGCTGGTGGTGGTAGCTTTGTTAAAGAAGAAAAAAAACTAATTAATGCACTTGGGTTGTCGACACATGTACAGCAAATGAATGTAAGTGATGAAGAATTATGGTACTTGTATACATATGCCAAGGCAGTCGTTGTACCTTCTATCGGCGAAGGTTTTAGCTTGCCCCTTGTTGAAGCATTGTCTGCGGATGTCCCTGTTATTTGTTCAAAAATATCTGTTCACTGGGAGGTTGCAGGTCTATACGGTGAATTTGTTGATCCAAGAAATATACAGGAGTGGGTAGATATATTTAATTCGTTAGATAAACTAGCAAAACCATCACACAAATTAAAATCGAAAGAATACAGGAAACTTTGTGAATATTATTCTATAAGCAGAATGGCCAACCAGCATATTCAAGAATACATAAATTTGTGTCCTCAATAAAAATACAACACTGCAGTTAATTGCTGTTTTAAGCCCTATTCTATAGATTCAGGGCATAATATTTATCAATTAATCTCAAATGGTGACTAGAGGTTTTTACAGTGTGTGATACACTCAAAGATACTTAAGACAATCAAGATGCTCTTTAAACCTATTTTGATAAAAATGAGGGCATTGGTAATTATTTTATATTTAAATTTCAAGTTTTTTCGATCAGGGAAGCGTAAAGAAGCTGAAAAGTATAAGTATCTTGAATTAAGCAATAGAGAAGAGAAAGAATTTTTAGTAATCTTTTCATGGCTAGAGCATAATTATAACTTGATCCGAAGATTATGTCATGAAGAAGTATTCAAGATAGATAGACTACATGATTCCAGAGATAATCATATTTTTTCTTTTTGGAACTCGGGCCACAATCTATCTCCCAAATTAATAAAATGGTGTAGTAAAGAACTAGAAAATTCAAGCAATAATGTGATATTGTTGAATGAAAGAAACATAATTAAGTTCGACAAATTAGATCTATCATACTTTAAGTATGTTCGGAAATGGTGCAATAAGATTGATGTATTACGGTTTGAGCTATTAGCAAAATATGGCGGGGTATATATAGATGCAGATTTATGGTGTAGAGAGGATGCACAGTTTTATATAGAACAGTTGGAAAAGAAAAATAGCAACTTTTTTGCTTTCTCAGAACCTTCAATATTTAATATGAGAATTGGTTTTCTTGCAGGGAAAAAAGGGAATTATATAAGTGTTATGCTATATGTTGCTCTTAAGCATTTATGGCAAAGAGAGAAGCCATTTTTTCTTGAACAAGTCTGTTTTCATCATGTACGTTGGTTATTTATGGCGCTTTGCATCTACGATAATGAGTTTGCGGAAAATTGGAAAAGATCTCTAACAAGAAATGTCTTACCAAACTATGCTCTTATCAGAAACCTGAGAAAACATGGAAACAAAGCACATGTATACAAAAGTATTTCTCAAAGTGACATCCATATACTATCTCATAAAAGAAGCGATATTAAAATTGAGCAGCTAGTTTACTGGTCCAAACAATATAAATTTGTAGATGATAGAAAGTGTATAACAGTAGCCGAATTCAATTCAAGACCCAAGGAAGCATCTTAGCATTTGCTCAACAATATTGATTTATAGTTTAATAGAATAATAAAAATTTCTTCTGGCTTGATAAGGAATATCGACGATTTTTTAATTGTATTCATATCAACCGGACGATTGGTTAATAATTTAAATAATCCTAATATAGAATGAGAATCCATAATCTTTGTCATTTATATGAAAAGCTCGAGTTATGGAAAACAATATATATTCTCGTCAAAACATCAAACTATACTTTCCAATTCAACTAATTAAAAATTTCAATAATCATAGTTGCACCAAGATCGTGACATCCAAAATTTGCTTTTAACATCAATCACAAAATAGCAGAAATTATATTTGGCAAGGAAATCTTCAGTATATATATTTTAGTGCACTCCTCAGTGGATGACAAATTTGGTTATATGTAATATATTCATATCTAAAAATATAAGCAATATCATTTCTAAAACTAAAACAGAAAGCGTTTATTAGTCAATACTTTTTAATTAAGTTATAGCAATTAGTTATTTGTTGATAAATGCTTTTTGATTATATTAGAGATGTTTTTAATATAGGGTATCAAGAAATAGGGGCACACCTCAACAGAATCAATACAGAGATGGAAAATCCTCTTCAGAAGAGGACGTTGGTTTTTATCAATGGCTGGCTTTGAAAGTATTATAAAATGTAGATGTCAAAAGTCCTGTTAACGCCTAAAAAGATGCGGTAAGATTTGCTTTTTCTCCGAAGGAAGAAATAAAAGAATGATATATCAAGCTAAAATTGAGGATTTCGGGAAAATGAGAAGACTGGTTCCATGTTGATCTTATGAGACAGGTCAGAGTCCGTCCCAAGGTGTGTTTTCAAGCCTGTGATAACAAATATAATTGTTCGAGCTCTGTTCCTTTAGAATTGAAAGCTAAGAGGATTTTCATTGGTGCATTGCTTGCTTTTGCAGGAATCATTTATTCACCTTGTGCTAAAAGTGAAGAAAACAAGAGTTTATTTACCAATCAGTTAATACCAAAACGAGTTGAAGCAAATTTCAATAATGAATATATTCTTGGTTCTGGTGATATTTTAGAAATCGAACTTGTTGATATCCCAGATCTGAGTGGTCAATTTTTTATTGGTCCGGACGGAACAATATATCTACCCCGACTACGTGCTCTGAATGTAGAGGGTATGACTGTTGATGAACTTCAGTCACTCCTTACTATCAAGTATAAAGAATATTTAATCGATCCGCAGGTTTATGTCAGGCCTGTCGCCTATAGGCCAATTCGTGTTTACGTAGGAGGTGAAGTTAAGCGTCCAGGCTATTACACTCTCTCCGGCAATCAAAGTCTTACCTTAAGCAATAATCAGCAACTTAATCAGATTATTAATGATCCAAAAGTACCATACTCAGGGGCTTCTCCTCAAACATTCAATCAACCTCAGCTTAATATCACCAGGTCCACATTTTCTGTTTTTCCCACTATTTTTGATGCCATCCAGAATGCACAAGGAATTACTCCATATTCTAAGCTTTCTGAAGTACAAGTAACAAGAAGGAAGCCCCAAAGTAAAGGTGGTGGGCGTATACGCACTGAGCTCAATTTCCTTTCCCTGATAACAGAGGGAGACGAATCTCAAAACATTCGTCTCTTCGACGGAGATGTTGTTAATGTTGGTAAAAGCCAAAAAGTTTTGCTAGATCAATTAATTAAGGCAGGTAAGTCAAACCTTACTCCTGAGTTCATGCAGGTATATGTAACTGGCCGAGTCAAAGAACCTGGACCAGTCATCTTGCCTCAAGGGTCAAGTTTAGTACACGCAGTGGATCTTGCTGGTGGAACCCAGGTACTGCACGGAAAGGTTGAATTCATCAGATTTACGCGTGCAAGTGAAATGGATCGACGGATCTTCGGTCTGAATAGCGATACTCCTTCAGGTGATTACCGAAACCCAGTTCTGATGGCAGGTGATGTGATTCGAATTCGTGAAACTCCTTTGACAAAATCTGTCGCTGTAATCAATGAACTAACTACCCCAGTACTAGGTGTGTATTCGCTCTATTCAATCTTTGAAGACTTCAGCAACTAATGACAAGTAAACTATCTACCAACTTGGTTCAGCCACAGATTTCTCCAGTAGGGGATGAAATCGATCTCCGACAGTTTGCTAGTGCCCTGGGGCGCCAAAAAAAACTGATCGCCCTTATAGCCGGTGGGTCTGTCTTATTAAGTGGTTGGTACGCCTCCACCCTCCAACAGGTTTGGCAAGGTCAATTTCAGATCGTTCTCGAAGAGCAAAATTCTCCTAAGAGCGGGCTAGGACAACTCGTCGCTGGCAAACCAGGACTAGCCAACATAGCTGGGTTACGTATCGGAGGGGGAAATCAATTGATGACAGAAGTAAAAATCCTTGAAAGCCCCTCGGTGCTCAAACCCACCTATGACTTCGTTAAGGCAAGCAAGGCAAAAGCCGGTGAGAACACAAGCAGCTTGTCTTTCCGTGACTGGCGCGACGCCAACCTAAAGATTGAACTACTCCAAGGCACATCAGTTCTCAACATTATTTATCGAGATACTGACCAAAAATTAATTCTCCCTGTGGTCAGAAAAATCTCAAGTGATTATCAACTTTACTCCGGTCGGGATCGATCAAAGTCAATCACTAATAGCCTTGCCTTCATCAGAGAACAGGTTGAACGGTTTCGGAAACGTGCAGCAGAATCAAGCCGCGCTTTGGATTCTTTCTCCATAACTTATGGTATCTCCACTAGTGGAGAATCAGTAAGTAGTTCTGGTATTGATGCTTCAAATCTGGTAAGTTATAATTCAAGCTCAAGATTAAGAACCTCAACTAGTCAATCCAACACACAAAGCTTTCAGGGAAATGCTCTTGGACAACTCGCAGCAATCAATCAGGAACTTATACGCAGACAACAACGATTCACCAGCCGTGATCCAGGGGTGCTGGCCCTGATACGCGAGCGAGACGCTCTGCGTCGGTATATCGAAGTTACTGCCGGGGGAAGCCTGACATTGCCAGGCCTGCAACCAGCGACCAAAGAGCAAGCCCAAGAGGTCATCCTGCAATTTAAGGAACTCAATCGCACTGCAAAAAGAGACGCCGCCACCCTTGACGAGCTGGAATCCTCTCTCCTGGCCCTACAACTCGAGCAGGCCCGCCAAACCGAACCCTGGGAGCTTATCTCAGATCCCACCCTGCTCGATCGGCCTGTGGCTCCCAGGAAGAAACGCATCGTCACCCTTGGATTGTTGGTAGGTCTAGTGCTCGGCTGTGGTGCTGGGTTAATACGTGATCGCCGGAGTGGCCTTGTGTTCAGCGACAACGAGTTGCGTTCATCGTTGCCGGGCCCAATGCTGGATCGCCTAAAACTTCATCAACCCGACACCTGGCCATTGTCCTTCGCTCTGTTGGCACAAGGTCCTCTCAATCAGGCAAAGAGCGTCGGCTTAATTCCCGTTGGCGTAATCGATAACAATAGATTGAATGACCTTGCCAAAGCTCTCCAAATGGCTTTAGGCCAAAAAACTCTAGTGATCAGCAAAGAGCTCGTTCAAACTCGAAGCTGCGACTCACAAATACTGCTGGTACAAGCAGGCAACTGCAGCCGTTCAGAATTAGCCCAAATCAAACAAAGCTTGACCCTTCAGGGCACACCCGTAGTCGGGTGGCTGCTGATAGATTCCACAACGGAGGCTTTGTGAAACTGCGATGGCATTTGCCACTGGCCTTCAGTCTCGCTCTTCTGGATATTAGCCAGATCGCAAAGAGTGATGAATGGATCCCAGTCAAACAACAAACACCCACCTCACAAAGAGACGATGATTCAGGACCTTACCGCTGGGTTCAAGTAGAGGCCCCTACAAAAACAAAAACCTCCACACCAATCCGATGGCAAGAGCTAAAAGCTGAACCCAACAATGGACTAAAGAAAGCGGTGATTTGGTCACCCGTTGAACCCAGCCTATCTACTGATATTGAGCGAAAAATCGAAGAAGAGGCCCCAATCCAGAATCCGGCCAATGCAGCAATTAAAATTCAACCCCCTGTGATGCCAAGTGGCACCACCTTTGCAAATGAGAAGAGTATTTGGCGTGATGATAACTGGCATCCTCAGATTTCTGGGACTGTACCTATTGGATTTGGACCCAAAGGGTTAATGATCAGTGGCTCGTTATGGGCAATCGATTGCATTACAGGTGCTGGCTACTGCAAGAATACAAGTGGGTTGGATGAATATCGAGACCAATTTGAAAAAATAGGCGAGGCACAATACAATCTTTCAATTGGCATTGGTGATACAGAAAAAATTGCTGGAATTACTGTCACCTCCCGTTTTGAAGAGACAAGCCTCCAAATTGGCGAGAGAAACACTGAAGAGGAAAAAAATATCTTTAGCAACTTCTACATCGGCACACATATTAGTCGCAATTTTGGTTCTGATACAGCATTTAAAATAGGTATAGACAATTGGCTCGATTTTCGTGAGTGCGGTACGTGTGGCTTCGCCAAAAGCGCTTATGGAGTCATTAGCCAGCGTTTTCGCTTAAAAGATGATCAAAATAGCATCTTCCCTAATGCATATTTAACATTCGGCGTGGGGAACGGGCAGTTTAGACCTTTGGATGAATTGGTTCTTGATGGCATCCGCAAACAACGCAATGCAGGCTGCGCAACCCCTGGCTTTACGCCAAACAAACCATGCAGCCCTGAGGCACTGACACGAGCCTCTCTGCGTGCGAGAAGCTATGGACAAATCAACCCAATTGGGGCCGTCGCACTCGAGACATTCCCAGGCTTGAACTTAATTGGCGAATGGAGTGGTAGAAACCTGAATGCAGGATTTAGTGTTCGCCCATTCGAAGAATTGGGCTTAATATTAACAGGTATGTGGGAAAATATTCTCCCTAACTGCGACTATGGCTGCACAGTTTCTGTATCAGGGGTCCCCGATGGAATCGACCTAAAGACAAGCCTTCCACAGGCCTTAACACAACGGCCACGCTTTTCTTTCCAAGCCGCACTGGAATTAAAATTCTAGCAATAAATCTCACCTAACTAATTATGCCTAGCCCCGAAGAAAATCACAAAAAACCTTGTCCGGACAAATCAAACCTCAAATCACTTCAGAAAGATCTCGCCAAAACCAATGAAATCTACAAATTGCAAGAAAGCAAATTTGAACACCTCCGAATACAAGCAAAACAAATAGAGCAAAACAGCCAGAACAACCCAAAACCAAAGAAAGAGTCAGCCCCAATCACATTCAAAAAATTAAAGCACGATCAATCACCAATCAGTAGCGTAAACAAGTGACAAATCAAAAAAACATCGAAATCATCAAAGAAGAGCTTGACCATTTCATCCGCCTCAGTCATGCCCAAGCCGAGCAACTCAAACAGTACGCCGAATTACAGAAGCGTAGTCATACGCTAATTAACACCCTGCTTCAGCGTTTAAATGAAACGGGGTCGACTGACTCGGCTTAAGGCATACATGCGCTCCAATCAACTTTGAACTCGGTGAATCGCTCGAAATCAAATAGAAGTTCACGACGCCATAACCTTGGCATCCCATCAACAATATCCACATCGGGTTGTTCAGCAAGACGCCGCAACTGCAGCTGAAGAGACGCAAAATCACGCCATAAATTATTGGAAGAAACCGTAATCCAATCGACATCAGCACATGCCACAAGCTGCAGAAGAGCCTGATCACTCATAACAGAACATTCACAGACCTGAACAGAAAGAAGTCCATCTTCAATATCTTTCTTGAATTCTTTTAGCATCTGAGCCCGTTTCTTGGTCTCAGTTGTATGAACGGTGATGCAGCACCTCAGCTTGGGATGATGGTGCTGTTTAACCCAGCCAATACGCTCAGCCAAAACATCATATTCGCAACTGCGCAGCAAGATGGCGACAGAGATTGATTCCTGCCAAAGGCGTCGATGGGGTGAAGCTTGCCACATTTGCTCCCAAACCTCAGGGAACTCACGAGCAACAACCGCACAAGTTCGAGCAAGGCCATCTTGATTCGCCTCATCTTCCTTGAAAGCACGGGTTTTAATCACTGGCATCTTCTCCAGCAAAGAACAGATCGGATAGGCCGTTGAATTGCCCATCATCTCTCCATTCCGTGGATCGAACATCTCAGCTGCCGGAAGCAAAGCTTTCCAGGAGAAACCCAGACTCTTGATAAGCCGTGAAAACCCCAATTCATAGGCCTGAATCACATCATGGCGACTCGACTGCGGCACCACAGAAGCAAAGAAATCTCGAACAGCAGGATTAAGGATGACCTCAGACTGAATCAACAAGAAATAACTTTGCAAGTGCGGCGAATACAAATAAGATTCGGTCAATCCCCAAACAGGAGTCGCTAGATCAATCATCTTCAGGACAACAGCCCCAAAATCAAAAAACGGTCCAATCACACTGTCATTGCACAACAACACATGAGAGGCAGAGGCCAACCAACCCCGAGAATCAGCCTCAGCCAACCCCAAGCGATAGGAGCCAAAATCATAGGCACGATGCCGTCTTGCTAGAAAAAAAGTACATTCATCATTTGCAAATTCAGCCGGTGCAGATAGATCATCTTGATCAGCCACCAGAATAAGAAAATCGCTAACGGAGCGCACAGCCCGAATCCAACGCAGGGTGACCGGGGACCATTCCCCACCATGGGCATAGCCCGCCATCACCGTGACCAGCCGATGATGCGGTTCAGTCATCAATGTTCTGCTCCCAATGCTCGAGCTGCTGGGCATACAGCTCAAGCATCAAATGATTGGTGAACAACGTGCGATCCCAAGGGAATTCATTCGGTACCGGCATTTTCAATGCTGTTTTTTCCAACACTCTTTGCAACCAAGATTCATCCAAATCCTTGCTCTCAAGCAACGCCTCGATCAAGAGAGCCTTCACGCGATCTATCTGATTGCGATCAAACGCATGAGCCACGTCCGTTGCCAATATTTCACCAGTCTCAATCTTTTTTTCAAGCCTCTTGAGCGCCGTCTCGGCGATCTCCCGCATCACCGGATTGGAGTGATGCAGCAACGCTCGCCAACGCTGTTCCGCCCGCTCCCATTCGCCGAGGACCATCCAGATCCGCGCCTGCACATCCTCAAACAGTGCCAACCACTGTTGGTGCCGCAAACAGCAATCGATCAACGCTTGCGCCACATCAACAGCGCCCACCTTCTGCAAACAGCGCAGCTCCGCGTAGATCTCTCGCGGGCCCACCTCACCATCACCCGTGCCGATGCATTGCGGCGTCCAGGCGAAACGATCACAGATCAGCAGCGCTTCGGCCCTCAACGCCAAAGCACGTTCCTTCGCTGTGGTTGCCGAATCAGCCATCGACGAAATTGTGCTTCAGTTGATCAATTGCTGGCAAGCTGCATGAAACGCTGATCCCTGTCATGGCGCAAGATCAGCGCCCAACCACCTTGGACGACACGCCCGAATCCCTTGAGATCGCCAGGGGCTTAATCCGCCAAAGGCGGTGGTTGGATGCTGATGAACTTCTCCAAACAGCACTGCAGCACAGCCCCGGCAGTGTGGCTCTGCGCGCTGAATACGCTCAAGTCCAGCTGCGCTTTGGCAACCCCAACGGCGCTCTTCAGTTGCTGACGCCTTGCATCAACCAAGGCATCAGCAGCATCGCCATAAACGGTTTGGTCTGGCGCGCTCAGGTGCGCGCCGCCCAAACCTCTGAGCAGGCAGCGCAGCTCGTTGGCAAAGCCTTGAGCGCGGGCGAGCCACTGCCGAACTTCCTTATCGAAGAATGGCGAATGATCGCCCAGGGCCTGCTGCAAGCCGGCTGGCAACACGAGGCGGAGGCCTGGCTGCAGGCCCTTGGAACAAGGGCTGAAGAGCTCAAGCTCACATCAATCTGGCTGGAACAGAGAGGAGCCAAGGCCTCCAGCGCAGAGCTGAATCTCGATCACCTCAGCGCACAGATGGTGCTGCATCCAGCCAAAGAGCTGCAACGCAAGGCTCAAGCCTTCAACGAAGAGATCTGCCAAGCGTGGCTTGAAGCACTGCCGCCCCGGTTGGCGCTGCGCCCAGGCCCCAGGCTCCGCTGGCTGCTCTGCGCCAACGACAACCTGTCGCAATGCTGGCTCTACCGCGTGGAACAGAAGCGCCAGCAACTGCTCCAGCTGGGATGTCAGGCCACCGTCCTCACTTTCAACGAGCTCCAAACCGTCGCCTCCATCCCGTCGCTGCTGCACGACATGGATGGCCTGCTGATCCATCGGTTACCCGCCAGTGGGCCGCTGTTTGGCCTGATCGCTGAGGCGCGCCGGCAGGGCATTCCCGTGCTGCTTGATCTCGATGACCTGCTCTTCGATCCAGAGCATTGCCCACCGCCGCTAGCCAACTACGGCGGCAGCGTGCCGCCCGAATGGCACCGCAAGGTGACCGCCACCCTTCCTCAACTCCAAGCCAGCTTGAGGGCCGCCGATCAGCTGTTGTTCAGCACCAGCACACTGCGTGACCGCTGGGCCGCAATCCAACACCAGCAGGGCCATCCGGCACAGCCCATCCAGATCTGGCCCAATTTGATCCCCATTGAGCTGCTGCAGGCCCAACGAAAGCCGCGGCTGCGCTGGTTACGCCAACGCAGCGGTCGGCTGCGCCTGCTGGTGGCCAGTGCCAGCACCCCTCACACCCTGGTCTGGCACCAACAATTGGCACCAGCCTTGGCCCAGCTGATGAGGCAACACCCCCGGCTGCGTCTAGATCTGCTGGGCAGCCTGCAGTTGCCGTTGGTGCTGGAGCCGTTTCAAAGCCGCATCCGCTGCCGCGGCCACTGCC containing:
- a CDS encoding glycosyltransferase family 1 protein; its protein translation is MHVGFDRQAFLRQKHGGISRYFSDLYFEIKKRQDNKISALLLFQKHQNSYLSEEGIGVNLNSINARFYIKALESLNPRIRISSKVDVHHATYYMGRPYRKNSKAILVSTLHDMNPEKYPRYFRKNPHLNKREWLSESDLIVSVSKASAEDLLETMPQLSTRLKVIHLHSRFNSHSDKKKPGVFYLDGREYLLYIGSRTGCKNASILLEAFAKCSPKRNNLKLIFAGGGSFVKEEKKLINALGLSTHVQQMNVSDEELWYLYTYAKAVVVPSIGEGFSLPLVEALSADVPVICSKISVHWEVAGLYGEFVDPRNIQEWVDIFNSLDKLAKPSHKLKSKEYRKLCEYYSISRMANQHIQEYINLCPQ
- a CDS encoding capsular polysaccharide synthesis protein, encoding MLFKPILIKMRALVIILYLNFKFFRSGKRKEAEKYKYLELSNREEKEFLVIFSWLEHNYNLIRRLCHEEVFKIDRLHDSRDNHIFSFWNSGHNLSPKLIKWCSKELENSSNNVILLNERNIIKFDKLDLSYFKYVRKWCNKIDVLRFELLAKYGGVYIDADLWCREDAQFYIEQLEKKNSNFFAFSEPSIFNMRIGFLAGKKGNYISVMLYVALKHLWQREKPFFLEQVCFHHVRWLFMALCIYDNEFAENWKRSLTRNVLPNYALIRNLRKHGNKAHVYKSISQSDIHILSHKRSDIKIEQLVYWSKQYKFVDDRKCITVAEFNSRPKEAS
- a CDS encoding polysaccharide biosynthesis/export family protein — translated: MKAKRIFIGALLAFAGIIYSPCAKSEENKSLFTNQLIPKRVEANFNNEYILGSGDILEIELVDIPDLSGQFFIGPDGTIYLPRLRALNVEGMTVDELQSLLTIKYKEYLIDPQVYVRPVAYRPIRVYVGGEVKRPGYYTLSGNQSLTLSNNQQLNQIINDPKVPYSGASPQTFNQPQLNITRSTFSVFPTIFDAIQNAQGITPYSKLSEVQVTRRKPQSKGGGRIRTELNFLSLITEGDESQNIRLFDGDVVNVGKSQKVLLDQLIKAGKSNLTPEFMQVYVTGRVKEPGPVILPQGSSLVHAVDLAGGTQVLHGKVEFIRFTRASEMDRRIFGLNSDTPSGDYRNPVLMAGDVIRIRETPLTKSVAVINELTTPVLGVYSLYSIFEDFSN
- a CDS encoding Wzz/FepE/Etk N-terminal domain-containing protein, translating into MTSKLSTNLVQPQISPVGDEIDLRQFASALGRQKKLIALIAGGSVLLSGWYASTLQQVWQGQFQIVLEEQNSPKSGLGQLVAGKPGLANIAGLRIGGGNQLMTEVKILESPSVLKPTYDFVKASKAKAGENTSSLSFRDWRDANLKIELLQGTSVLNIIYRDTDQKLILPVVRKISSDYQLYSGRDRSKSITNSLAFIREQVERFRKRAAESSRALDSFSITYGISTSGESVSSSGIDASNLVSYNSSSRLRTSTSQSNTQSFQGNALGQLAAINQELIRRQQRFTSRDPGVLALIRERDALRRYIEVTAGGSLTLPGLQPATKEQAQEVILQFKELNRTAKRDAATLDELESSLLALQLEQARQTEPWELISDPTLLDRPVAPRKKRIVTLGLLVGLVLGCGAGLIRDRRSGLVFSDNELRSSLPGPMLDRLKLHQPDTWPLSFALLAQGPLNQAKSVGLIPVGVIDNNRLNDLAKALQMALGQKTLVISKELVQTRSCDSQILLVQAGNCSRSELAQIKQSLTLQGTPVVGWLLIDSTTEAL
- a CDS encoding rhamnan synthesis F family protein, whose product is MTEPHHRLVTVMAGYAHGGEWSPVTLRWIRAVRSVSDFLILVADQDDLSAPAEFANDECTFFLARRHRAYDFGSYRLGLAEADSRGWLASASHVLLCNDSVIGPFFDFGAVVLKMIDLATPVWGLTESYLYSPHLQSYFLLIQSEVILNPAVRDFFASVVPQSSRHDVIQAYELGFSRLIKSLGFSWKALLPAAEMFDPRNGEMMGNSTAYPICSLLEKMPVIKTRAFKEDEANQDGLARTCAVVAREFPEVWEQMWQASPHRRLWQESISVAILLRSCEYDVLAERIGWVKQHHHPKLRCCITVHTTETKKRAQMLKEFKKDIEDGLLSVQVCECSVMSDQALLQLVACADVDWITVSSNNLWRDFASLQLQLRRLAEQPDVDIVDGMPRLWRRELLFDFERFTEFKVDWSACMP
- a CDS encoding glycosyltransferase, yielding MAQDQRPTTLDDTPESLEIARGLIRQRRWLDADELLQTALQHSPGSVALRAEYAQVQLRFGNPNGALQLLTPCINQGISSIAINGLVWRAQVRAAQTSEQAAQLVGKALSAGEPLPNFLIEEWRMIAQGLLQAGWQHEAEAWLQALGTRAEELKLTSIWLEQRGAKASSAELNLDHLSAQMVLHPAKELQRKAQAFNEEICQAWLEALPPRLALRPGPRLRWLLCANDNLSQCWLYRVEQKRQQLLQLGCQATVLTFNELQTVASIPSLLHDMDGLLIHRLPASGPLFGLIAEARRQGIPVLLDLDDLLFDPEHCPPPLANYGGSVPPEWHRKVTATLPQLQASLRAADQLLFSTSTLRDRWAAIQHQQGHPAQPIQIWPNLIPIELLQAQRKPRLRWLRQRSGRLRLLVASASTPHTLVWHQQLAPALAQLMRQHPRLRLDLLGSLQLPLVLEPFQSRIRCRGHCPFPDYLRRLREGDIGLMVLEPGPFTDAKSPNRWMECSLMGLATVLSPIRSCTELLRDGKHTLFANSQQAWVDQINQLIKQPQQRLDLARRAQQHALEHLGADQAATCWAPLLQRDHPRPQQRVALIVDADSPNAIQGEARLANALAQTLRQDPKRRVDWRQHGWDTPADCLHITGTGAQAQAAVDRAIERQIPYVLHLHDGSWLKAEQQTRLQRAACCTASSHQLHQASRARGLTNVTVIAWPWQAFPSQKRPKQDGPLRALVPHHRGHESGLLALKAAIQQLPPQALEFTVLDDAPAPVQPCHQRWGDCDVHWCSPLTRTDLAELLASHQVWIEPTLSGGDDLALAKEVLSAGLWLLASDASATAELLNNGPFGTKLQCERRSEWPLQLLRMQGHDHPPAPLLQFRATQPNLTDVLESLHKRLGIWADQRKPVL